In one window of Longimicrobium sp. DNA:
- a CDS encoding lantibiotic dehydratase — MSEPWQDDSPEPGAGQAGARFVCRVSGAPADPVDELRAARTLELLARLAEVEDRLHERRETVSQLLFEAIGAATEKPLRNRLITLKRELYNLRPLSREKTDEALALLPADASSEVGAFAADLAERGRIDAELRETYAREAAELRGRFRSLLDDADFRKGLMISSRSLYASLPRYREAKGELSGKDEKTERGLLRYYTRMAMKATPFSTFCAIISGTFTEPDGGGALLRFEGDPREKTSYVRINKLLYGILLDHLKERQAVRHALQVELNPTLREEKGRLVYLTAIQSREVFQRMANNEVLELIINSFRGLGKPTLGELIGALASDPQIEASPEEAEAYLDKLIEIGFLRFHTGIREQDADWDHPFRALLGRIDDDHARQSAELLVKVREATEAYATAGVEERARLIEEMHALINAAIEAMEIKGRLRRDMPFYEDATSPARAAVPLTEGVRRTLGLFQEWARLTSRVAWPRGEQATMRHFFDTYYGEAKSVPLLVFYEDFYREHFKAHVEKEAKLRAGVDREQLQGYNVGNPFELDFIKRLGEARDRLGETIRERWKADPGAEEITIAAADVERALEGVETTSGVVRSMGSFVTLSPGADGGDPVMVLQGGSYTAGYGKYFSRFLYMLPDEMQEQVRRENAALTGEYLAEICGDAQFNANLHPPLLRWEISYPTGESGAAEEQLRSSDIFVEPDPEDQSTLRLRHGPSGRRVVPVDLGFLNPRMRPPLYQLLSRFTPPVTFGPNIPESPEPPRRAEPKPDVGAQAEADVQAEVEAKVEAAPRVGPPDAEGPAPDVAAAPVAVEPAPAEAGADAAPAAAGAPAEGASAGPPPPAPPPPTVQVRPRVTYGGSLVLSRRRWLVPKPLFPQREAHESAADFFVRANRWRLEHGIPETCYVRIMPLPDPPQPKPGQPAQAAAEEQPQPAMEAELPGYDAPVAEGADEHEEHDEHEEEQAPAAVAEGEGGEAQAEGEAKAEGEAGGEAKQPPKPRTQGSRDLHKPQFMDFGNPLLVGLLGKMAANLKNYSVNFEERLPGREALARDGSGASFATELVVQVHFPAGTASPAGALSGEGDHAGVA, encoded by the coding sequence ATGAGCGAACCCTGGCAGGACGACTCCCCCGAGCCCGGCGCCGGGCAGGCCGGCGCGCGCTTCGTCTGCCGCGTCTCCGGCGCGCCCGCCGACCCGGTCGACGAGCTGCGCGCCGCGCGGACGCTGGAGCTGCTGGCGCGCCTGGCCGAGGTGGAGGACCGGCTGCACGAGCGGCGCGAGACCGTCTCGCAGCTCCTCTTCGAGGCCATCGGCGCGGCCACGGAGAAGCCGCTGCGCAACAGGCTCATCACGCTCAAGCGCGAGCTGTACAACCTGCGCCCCCTCTCGCGCGAGAAGACCGACGAGGCGCTCGCGCTCCTCCCCGCCGACGCGTCGTCCGAGGTGGGCGCGTTCGCGGCGGACCTGGCCGAGCGCGGGCGGATCGACGCGGAGCTGCGCGAGACGTACGCCCGCGAGGCGGCGGAGCTGCGCGGGCGCTTCCGCTCGCTCCTGGACGACGCCGACTTCCGCAAGGGGCTGATGATCTCCAGCCGCTCGCTCTACGCCTCGCTCCCGCGCTACCGGGAGGCGAAGGGCGAGCTCTCGGGGAAGGACGAGAAGACGGAGCGGGGGCTGCTGCGCTACTACACGCGCATGGCGATGAAGGCCACGCCCTTCTCCACCTTCTGCGCCATCATCTCCGGCACCTTCACCGAGCCCGACGGCGGCGGCGCGCTGCTGCGCTTCGAGGGCGACCCGCGCGAGAAGACGAGCTACGTCCGCATCAACAAGCTCCTCTACGGGATCCTGCTGGACCACCTGAAGGAGCGCCAGGCGGTGCGCCACGCGCTGCAGGTGGAGCTGAACCCCACGCTGCGCGAGGAGAAGGGGCGGCTGGTGTACCTCACCGCCATCCAGAGCCGCGAGGTGTTCCAGCGGATGGCCAACAACGAGGTGCTGGAGCTGATCATCAACTCGTTCCGCGGGCTGGGCAAGCCCACCCTGGGCGAGCTGATCGGCGCGCTCGCTTCCGACCCGCAGATCGAGGCGAGCCCCGAGGAGGCGGAAGCGTACCTGGACAAGCTGATCGAGATCGGCTTCCTGCGCTTCCACACCGGGATCCGCGAGCAGGACGCCGACTGGGACCACCCCTTCCGCGCGCTGCTGGGGCGGATCGACGACGACCACGCCCGCCAGTCGGCCGAGCTGCTGGTGAAGGTGCGCGAGGCCACCGAGGCGTACGCCACGGCGGGGGTGGAGGAGCGCGCGCGGCTGATCGAGGAGATGCACGCGCTGATCAACGCCGCCATCGAGGCGATGGAGATCAAGGGGCGGCTCAGGCGCGACATGCCGTTCTACGAGGACGCCACCTCGCCGGCGCGCGCGGCGGTGCCGCTCACCGAGGGCGTCCGCCGCACGCTGGGGCTCTTCCAGGAGTGGGCGCGGCTCACCTCGCGCGTGGCGTGGCCGCGCGGCGAGCAGGCCACCATGCGGCACTTCTTCGACACCTACTACGGCGAGGCGAAGTCCGTCCCCCTGCTGGTGTTCTACGAGGACTTCTACCGCGAGCACTTCAAGGCGCACGTGGAGAAGGAGGCCAAGCTGCGCGCGGGGGTCGACCGCGAGCAGCTGCAGGGCTACAACGTGGGCAACCCCTTCGAGCTGGACTTCATCAAGCGCCTGGGCGAGGCGCGCGACCGGCTGGGGGAGACGATCCGCGAGCGCTGGAAGGCCGACCCCGGGGCCGAGGAGATCACGATCGCCGCGGCCGACGTGGAGCGCGCGCTGGAGGGGGTGGAGACCACCTCGGGCGTGGTGCGGTCGATGGGCTCCTTCGTCACCCTCTCGCCCGGCGCCGACGGGGGCGATCCCGTGATGGTGCTGCAGGGGGGGAGCTACACGGCGGGGTACGGGAAGTACTTCTCGCGCTTCCTGTACATGCTCCCCGACGAGATGCAGGAGCAGGTGCGGCGCGAGAACGCGGCGCTGACGGGCGAGTACCTGGCCGAGATCTGCGGCGACGCGCAGTTCAACGCCAACCTGCACCCGCCGCTGCTGCGCTGGGAGATCAGCTACCCCACCGGCGAGAGCGGCGCGGCCGAGGAGCAGCTCCGCAGCAGCGACATCTTCGTGGAGCCCGACCCCGAGGACCAGAGCACGCTGCGGCTGCGCCACGGCCCCAGCGGGCGCCGGGTGGTCCCCGTGGACCTGGGCTTCCTGAACCCGCGCATGCGGCCGCCGCTCTACCAGCTCCTCTCGCGCTTCACCCCGCCGGTGACCTTCGGGCCGAACATCCCCGAGTCGCCCGAGCCGCCGCGCCGCGCGGAGCCGAAGCCCGACGTCGGCGCCCAGGCCGAGGCCGACGTGCAGGCGGAGGTCGAGGCGAAGGTGGAGGCCGCTCCCCGGGTCGGCCCGCCCGACGCGGAGGGCCCCGCCCCGGACGTCGCCGCCGCGCCCGTCGCCGTGGAGCCCGCTCCCGCCGAGGCCGGGGCGGACGCGGCGCCGGCCGCCGCCGGGGCGCCTGCAGAGGGCGCCTCCGCCGGGCCGCCGCCGCCCGCGCCGCCGCCTCCCACGGTGCAGGTGCGCCCGCGGGTGACCTACGGCGGGAGCCTGGTGCTGTCGCGGCGCCGCTGGCTGGTGCCGAAGCCGCTCTTTCCGCAGCGCGAGGCGCACGAGAGCGCGGCCGACTTCTTCGTGCGCGCCAACCGCTGGCGGCTGGAGCACGGCATCCCCGAGACCTGCTACGTGCGCATCATGCCGCTCCCCGACCCGCCGCAGCCGAAGCCCGGCCAGCCGGCGCAGGCGGCCGCGGAGGAGCAGCCTCAGCCGGCGATGGAGGCGGAGCTGCCGGGCTACGACGCCCCCGTGGCCGAGGGGGCCGACGAGCACGAGGAGCACGACGAGCACGAGGAGGAGCAGGCGCCCGCCGCGGTCGCCGAAGGCGAGGGCGGCGAGGCGCAGGCGGAGGGCGAGGCGAAAGCGGAGGGCGAAGCCGGGGGCGAGGCGAAGCAGCCGCCGAAGCCGCGCACGCAGGGGTCGCGCGACCTGCACAAGCCGCAGTTCATGGACTTCGGCAACCCGCTGCTGGTGGGGTTGCTGGGGAAGATGGCGGCCAACCTGAAGAACTACAGCGTGAACTTCGAGGAGCGGCTCCCCGGCCGCGAGGCGCTGGCCCGCGACG